Proteins found in one Brevibacillus brevis genomic segment:
- a CDS encoding DUF4832 domain-containing protein translates to MKFRSGLYSVLLAAFCILPTSAAASSYGTATYSPKQTQDVLQNPYMGLAPDSQTGNLEQPHTLVYANLTWRMLEPTKGEYAFDEVEDAIRFQEWTEKDVKFILRIVMDIPHNKSDMEIPDWLYNEIGGDNDNFEDGEWYRNDYGKGYSPNYSNPLIITYHKQLIDALGERYKDDPRIAFIQLGSVGHWGEWHTDTSIPFPATEITDQYVQPYLDNFPDSMLLMRRPHPVAKEYKLGLFNDMFGNKDDTDSYLSWIQKGYVSWLTKEKMPAMPDFWKYAPSGGEFSPSDSLTSYFTRSSINQVISQAKASHISWLGPNTPAQFEKDGKQQQYLNRFLNTMGYRFTITKETHAKTVEPGESLAVTMDWQNLGVAPFYFPWILELSLMDEDGEIVTKTKTDEDIRKWLPGKKTVKQSLEIPDDLPEGTYTLCVAILDPHTEEPGIQFAMEGKRADGRYTLGKVQVRN, encoded by the coding sequence ATGAAGTTCAGAAGTGGTCTATACAGCGTACTTCTCGCTGCTTTTTGCATTCTACCTACCTCTGCCGCCGCCTCCAGTTATGGAACGGCGACCTATTCACCAAAACAAACCCAAGACGTGCTCCAAAACCCGTATATGGGACTGGCTCCCGACTCACAGACGGGTAATCTTGAACAACCACATACCCTCGTCTATGCCAATCTTACCTGGAGGATGCTCGAGCCCACCAAAGGAGAATATGCATTTGATGAGGTCGAAGATGCGATCCGGTTTCAGGAATGGACAGAAAAAGATGTCAAGTTCATCCTCCGTATCGTTATGGATATTCCTCACAACAAATCGGACATGGAGATACCGGATTGGCTATACAACGAGATCGGCGGGGACAATGACAACTTTGAAGATGGCGAGTGGTATCGAAACGACTATGGCAAAGGCTACAGTCCCAACTACAGCAATCCATTGATCATTACATACCACAAACAGTTGATTGACGCTCTGGGAGAGCGTTACAAGGACGATCCCCGCATTGCTTTTATACAACTAGGAAGCGTCGGTCACTGGGGAGAATGGCATACCGATACGTCTATTCCTTTCCCTGCGACAGAAATCACGGATCAGTACGTCCAACCGTATCTGGATAACTTCCCTGATTCCATGCTACTGATGCGAAGACCACATCCAGTCGCCAAGGAGTACAAACTAGGCCTGTTTAACGACATGTTCGGCAACAAAGATGATACAGACAGCTACCTGTCCTGGATACAGAAGGGCTATGTATCCTGGCTGACCAAAGAGAAAATGCCTGCCATGCCTGACTTTTGGAAGTACGCACCAAGCGGTGGAGAGTTCTCCCCATCCGACTCGTTAACTAGCTACTTTACTCGCTCCTCGATAAACCAGGTAATCTCACAAGCCAAAGCTTCGCATATTAGCTGGCTTGGCCCCAATACACCTGCACAGTTCGAAAAAGATGGCAAGCAACAACAATATTTGAACCGCTTTTTAAACACGATGGGCTACCGCTTCACCATCACCAAAGAGACACATGCCAAAACAGTCGAGCCCGGAGAAAGCCTCGCTGTAACGATGGATTGGCAAAACCTCGGTGTCGCTCCTTTTTATTTCCCGTGGATTCTCGAGCTGTCACTCATGGATGAAGATGGCGAGATCGTAACCAAGACCAAAACGGACGAAGACATCCGCAAATGGCTTCCCGGCAAGAAAACTGTCAAGCAGAGCTTGGAAATCCCGGATGATTTACCAGAAGGAACATACACACTCTGTGTGGCTATCCTCGATCCCCATACAGAAGAACCGGGCATTCAATTTGCCATGGAAGGAAAAAGAGCGGACGGAAGATACACACTAGGCAAGGTTCAAGTACGGAACTGA
- a CDS encoding response regulator, with product MRALLVDDEQLPLMHLQRLLEKDVGGVKVVGAYTNPLEAIDQAVSLQPDVVFLDINMPRISGLEIGERLQGIDNSPEIVFVTGYDKYAVDAFELCALDYIMKPVQLQRLQKTMDRLRERIKSAKEAAPVKEESVVSIQCFNSILFHQPNQEPQEIKWRTNKARELFAYLLHYRNKMIDKDSLIELLWPDYDGSKGVTQLYTTIYLIRQTLKRYGLQTISINKGNLEGGYKLTIDSATIDVEEWENRLKQLLPLSLANIQEYEQVLATYTGDYFGDYDYLWAEYERERLRRMWLQLAKTMSSFYLGHGRVREAINVNQRIQNLHPLEEDSYMILMQLYASLDDHSAVEEQYQLLTSRWETELGSAANEHITKWYHIWKQETEEK from the coding sequence ATGAGAGCCTTATTGGTAGACGACGAGCAACTACCCTTGATGCATCTGCAACGATTGCTGGAAAAAGATGTTGGCGGCGTTAAGGTAGTCGGAGCCTACACCAATCCTCTCGAAGCGATCGATCAAGCAGTATCCCTTCAACCAGATGTCGTTTTTTTAGATATTAATATGCCGCGCATCAGTGGACTGGAGATCGGAGAACGTCTGCAAGGAATCGATAACTCCCCGGAGATTGTATTCGTCACAGGGTACGATAAGTACGCCGTTGATGCTTTTGAGCTGTGCGCGCTGGATTACATCATGAAACCCGTACAGCTTCAACGCTTGCAAAAGACAATGGACCGTCTTCGTGAGCGAATCAAGTCCGCGAAAGAAGCCGCGCCTGTCAAAGAAGAATCAGTCGTTTCCATCCAATGCTTCAATAGTATTTTGTTTCACCAGCCGAATCAGGAGCCGCAAGAGATCAAGTGGCGCACGAATAAAGCTCGTGAGCTATTCGCGTATTTATTGCATTACCGCAACAAGATGATTGACAAAGATTCGCTTATCGAGCTTTTGTGGCCGGACTATGATGGGAGCAAAGGCGTAACCCAGCTATATACGACGATTTACCTCATCCGGCAAACCTTGAAACGCTATGGTCTCCAAACGATATCGATTAACAAAGGCAATTTAGAAGGCGGCTATAAGCTGACGATTGATTCGGCTACGATCGATGTGGAGGAATGGGAGAATCGTCTCAAACAATTACTCCCCCTCTCTCTTGCCAATATACAGGAGTATGAGCAAGTGCTCGCGACGTATACAGGTGATTATTTCGGAGACTACGACTATCTGTGGGCAGAGTACGAGCGGGAAAGACTCCGCAGAATGTGGCTGCAGCTCGCCAAAACAATGAGCAGCTTTTATTTGGGACATGGCAGAGTACGTGAGGCGATCAACGTCAACCAACGCATTCAGAATTTGCACCCGCTTGAAGAAGACAGCTACATGATCTTGATGCAGCTGTACGCTTCCTTGGACGATCATTCGGCAGTCGAAGAGCAATATCAACTCTTAACCTCTCGGTGGGAGACTGAACTCGGCTCTGCTGCAAACGAACATATCACCAAGTGGTATCACATATGGAAACAGGAAACAGAAGAAAAGTAA
- a CDS encoding thioredoxin family protein: protein MQEYLELTELLAEIERHPTSLLFIKTANCGVCDVTYARTVELLKQYPQVKSIVVSMEITPNISGEFLVFTAPAILLFMDGKEVFRQARFVSFDELERVLTSITC, encoded by the coding sequence GTGCAGGAGTATCTCGAACTGACTGAACTACTTGCAGAGATTGAACGTCATCCGACTAGTCTGTTGTTTATTAAAACGGCAAACTGCGGCGTTTGCGATGTCACCTACGCAAGAACTGTAGAATTGCTAAAACAATATCCACAAGTGAAAAGTATAGTGGTATCCATGGAGATAACACCCAATATTTCCGGTGAGTTTCTCGTATTTACTGCTCCAGCGATCCTGCTGTTTATGGACGGAAAAGAAGTTTTTCGGCAAGCCCGGTTTGTATCATTTGATGAGTTAGAGCGTGTTTTGACCTCCATCACTTGCTAA
- a CDS encoding A24 family peptidase — MVLSWYVIIPILFVMAVAMYTDLRRRLIYDWLTLPGIVYFLVLHAYLHPEKWLTYAMGVIVLGGISLLMAVISNGQMGGGDIKLLALVGAAVGWQAGLVVLVLTYLLAGVSVLPMWAIAKMTGRTKLEREIPLAPFVAGGTSLMLVMVMYS; from the coding sequence ATGGTGTTATCTTGGTATGTCATCATTCCCATTCTTTTCGTAATGGCAGTCGCTATGTATACCGACCTACGCCGCCGTCTCATTTACGACTGGCTGACGCTTCCGGGAATTGTGTATTTTCTCGTTCTGCATGCGTATCTTCATCCAGAGAAATGGCTGACTTATGCGATGGGAGTTATTGTGCTGGGAGGAATTTCATTACTCATGGCGGTGATCAGCAACGGTCAGATGGGCGGAGGGGATATTAAGCTGCTCGCTTTGGTCGGTGCAGCGGTTGGATGGCAAGCGGGGCTGGTCGTGCTCGTGCTTACATATTTGCTTGCAGGAGTCAGCGTGCTTCCTATGTGGGCCATCGCCAAAATGACAGGCAGGACGAAGCTCGAGCGAGAGATCCCGTTGGCCCCCTTTGTTGCGGGTGGGACCAGTCTCATGCTGGTCATGGTTATGTATTCCTAG
- a CDS encoding flp pilus assembly protein CpaB, translating to MLESKRRAIIFLVLSFLLAALAGFLFLQKIKDLNAQLGEMVEIYEANADIPSRALIQPDQLTVREIPKKYADDSYVIDKASLKNQVTIVPLSKGDIITKNIMKPANVVRDENNRLVTVFSSNNIVFDQELEALDRVDIIISHEVSGKPVTEVFMKDVPVAMVAKSENSFKGVALELPFEEAPKFIHQQHYAQMVRILKANVGKGDLGIPDPFVEPAPEQTKPPGKPADAKPGTPAVTPPAAQPAGQPAGQPAVQTPPAAPVQPQGKPTSVPPQPTNQPPKTGG from the coding sequence ATGTTGGAATCAAAACGTAGGGCAATCATTTTCCTTGTATTATCATTCCTACTTGCTGCACTTGCGGGCTTTCTGTTTCTGCAAAAAATCAAGGATTTGAATGCGCAACTGGGTGAAATGGTGGAAATATACGAAGCAAATGCAGATATTCCATCTCGGGCACTGATTCAACCCGACCAATTGACGGTAAGGGAAATCCCCAAAAAGTACGCGGATGATTCGTACGTCATCGATAAAGCCAGTTTGAAAAATCAAGTCACGATTGTCCCTTTGTCGAAGGGGGATATCATTACGAAAAACATCATGAAGCCAGCGAACGTTGTTCGAGACGAGAACAACAGGCTCGTGACAGTATTTTCATCGAATAATATCGTCTTCGATCAGGAGTTGGAAGCGCTAGACCGGGTCGACATCATCATCTCGCATGAGGTGAGTGGAAAACCCGTAACGGAAGTGTTCATGAAAGACGTGCCTGTCGCCATGGTAGCGAAATCGGAGAACAGCTTTAAGGGCGTGGCTTTGGAACTGCCGTTTGAGGAAGCGCCGAAATTCATTCACCAGCAGCATTACGCCCAGATGGTTCGCATTTTGAAAGCGAATGTGGGCAAAGGAGACTTGGGCATTCCTGATCCGTTTGTGGAGCCTGCGCCGGAACAGACGAAACCGCCTGGCAAACCAGCCGACGCCAAGCCTGGGACACCAGCCGTAACGCCACCTGCGGCACAGCCTGCCGGACAGCCCGCCGGACAGCCCGCCGTCCAGACACCACCAGCGGCTCCGGTTCAGCCACAAGGCAAACCAACTTCGGTACCACCGCAGCCAACTAATCAACCACCGAAAACCGGAGGGTAA
- a CDS encoding AAA family ATPase, with protein MNKDMKILVVADYDSVKDMLREILSVYEQVRYTTSSEVKKEIDRIGPDVVLLVQPEDGAGVELVQYIQGELPEGIVIYLTERQDFVLLRDVVRAGAVEYIVMPDELNLLSDRLDKISDLSLIKQRKKGADVSGKAFVRGRGKVYSFYSGKGGSGRTQLATGFAQALKLESTASVLLIDLNLQYGGVETFLSFENNRTLGDLMPVMDEINEFHIRNVAQRENYSKLEVLVSPRDAETAENMSEAFVTRLIRASRRSYDFVILDLPTHMNELTFAALSESDMIYYVMNLDTPSVQIYRLVEDLFRRLRIDTAGRLEVIVNQVGRDNELNVSDLKGLFNAPITAEISRDHQGVQAAVNQGRPLQKEPNEKKLSPAAKDIRKWVLKKLS; from the coding sequence ATGAACAAAGATATGAAAATTCTCGTCGTTGCGGATTACGACTCTGTAAAAGACATGCTGAGGGAAATTCTGTCCGTTTACGAACAAGTACGATACACGACTTCCAGCGAAGTAAAAAAAGAAATTGACCGCATTGGGCCCGATGTCGTTTTGCTCGTGCAACCGGAAGACGGAGCAGGAGTAGAGCTGGTGCAGTATATACAAGGCGAGCTGCCGGAGGGCATTGTCATTTATCTCACGGAAAGACAGGATTTTGTCTTGCTGCGAGATGTCGTCCGTGCGGGTGCGGTTGAATACATCGTCATGCCTGATGAGCTAAACCTTTTGTCTGATCGTCTCGACAAAATATCCGATCTATCTCTAATCAAACAGAGAAAAAAGGGCGCGGATGTATCCGGCAAGGCTTTTGTGCGAGGACGGGGGAAGGTGTACTCCTTTTACAGCGGAAAAGGGGGAAGCGGGCGAACACAGCTGGCAACAGGCTTTGCGCAAGCATTGAAGCTGGAATCTACGGCAAGTGTGCTGCTCATCGACCTCAATCTCCAATACGGCGGTGTAGAAACCTTCTTGTCGTTTGAAAACAACCGTACATTGGGCGATCTGATGCCGGTTATGGACGAAATCAACGAATTTCATATTCGCAACGTGGCGCAGAGGGAGAACTATTCCAAGCTGGAGGTGCTGGTCAGCCCGCGGGATGCCGAGACAGCCGAGAATATGTCCGAAGCCTTCGTCACCAGACTGATCCGCGCCAGTCGCCGCAGTTATGATTTTGTCATTCTCGACTTGCCAACGCATATGAATGAGCTAACCTTTGCCGCTTTGTCGGAGTCGGACATGATTTACTACGTGATGAATCTGGACACACCGTCCGTGCAAATTTACCGACTCGTGGAAGACTTGTTCAGACGTCTTCGGATTGATACGGCAGGCAGGCTCGAAGTGATCGTCAACCAGGTGGGACGGGATAACGAACTGAACGTATCGGATTTGAAAGGATTATTCAACGCTCCGATTACTGCTGAAATCAGCAGAGATCATCAAGGGGTGCAAGCGGCCGTCAATCAAGGCCGACCATTGCAAAAAGAACCGAATGAGAAGAAGCTCTCTCCGGCTGCGAAAGACATCAGAAAATGGGTACTCAAGAAACTGTCATAA
- a CDS encoding CpaF family protein, with translation MALFRRKQEQTAPGDEAKQTTLAATLAAPSFNPYIDELAEHYKTRLLRETNLERLTSLRSDEMRLAIERLVSQYMSEEKVVIPRNEKDILLTRLINESVGLGPLEPLLADPEITEISINGHSLVYVEKRGRLELTDLKFRDEEHLRHIVDRIVAPLGRRIDESSPMVDARLKDGSRVNAVIPPISLNGTLVSIRKFRKEPYLMDDLMQFGSFSEPMSQFIQAVVEAKMNVLISGGTGSGKTTLLNATAKAIPHYERVITIEDSAELKLTHPNCIGMEARPPNMEGTGEVTIRQLVRNSLRMRPDRIIVGEVRGAEAFDMLQAMNTGHEGSLTTVHANSPQDAFNRLEGMVVMAGMDLPSTIVREYIVSALDIIVQVTRLSDGTRKIVSISEVAKTEDKRVEVNEIFRFQRKGIGEKGEVLGYFTATGVIPRCLERLQVFGINLDESIFRAEGGKQRDHAYSV, from the coding sequence ATGGCTTTATTCCGACGCAAGCAAGAGCAGACAGCGCCAGGGGATGAGGCAAAGCAGACGACACTCGCTGCCACACTAGCAGCTCCTTCCTTCAATCCGTATATTGACGAACTGGCTGAGCATTACAAGACCCGACTCTTGCGTGAAACCAACCTGGAGAGACTGACTAGTCTACGTTCAGATGAGATGCGTCTCGCGATCGAACGTCTCGTATCACAATACATGTCGGAAGAGAAAGTAGTCATTCCACGAAATGAAAAGGACATACTGCTGACTCGTCTGATCAATGAATCAGTGGGGCTTGGGCCGCTCGAACCGCTGCTCGCAGACCCGGAAATCACGGAAATCTCGATTAATGGGCATAGCCTTGTTTACGTCGAGAAGCGGGGAAGGCTCGAGTTGACCGATTTGAAATTTCGCGATGAGGAACATTTGCGGCATATTGTAGACAGGATTGTCGCACCGCTCGGCCGCCGAATCGACGAAAGCTCACCGATGGTCGACGCCCGATTGAAGGACGGAAGCCGCGTGAATGCGGTCATCCCTCCGATTAGTCTGAATGGGACGCTCGTTTCAATTCGTAAATTCCGCAAAGAGCCGTATTTAATGGATGACCTGATGCAGTTTGGTTCCTTCAGTGAACCGATGTCCCAGTTTATTCAAGCCGTAGTGGAAGCCAAAATGAACGTCCTGATCTCAGGCGGTACGGGGAGCGGTAAGACGACGTTGCTCAATGCGACAGCAAAAGCCATTCCTCACTATGAACGTGTCATTACGATTGAGGATTCGGCCGAGCTGAAGCTGACTCACCCCAACTGTATTGGGATGGAGGCACGCCCGCCCAATATGGAGGGAACAGGAGAAGTCACCATCCGTCAGCTCGTGCGAAATTCCCTGCGGATGAGGCCAGACCGAATCATCGTCGGGGAGGTACGGGGTGCGGAAGCATTTGACATGCTACAGGCAATGAATACGGGACATGAAGGGTCGCTAACAACGGTACACGCCAATTCACCGCAGGATGCCTTCAACCGTTTGGAAGGGATGGTTGTCATGGCAGGGATGGATTTGCCATCCACAATCGTCCGTGAATATATCGTCAGTGCGTTGGATATCATCGTCCAGGTCACACGCCTGTCAGACGGGACACGTAAAATCGTTTCGATTTCGGAAGTAGCGAAAACGGAAGACAAACGTGTGGAGGTCAACGAGATTTTTCGTTTCCAGAGGAAGGGAATCGGCGAAAAAGGGGAAGTGCTAGGTTACTTTACGGCAACCGGGGTAATCCCGCGGTGCTTGGAGAGGCTCCAAGTTTTTGGAATCAATCTGGATGAATCCATTTTTAGGGCGGAAGGAGGGAAGCAGCGTGACCATGCCTATTCTGTTTAG
- a CDS encoding type II secretion system F family protein, whose product MTMPILFSLAVLFGIWGIYEYLGYRAKKTEWKKKAEEWFEVKGKRKSVVIVWGDKFDQTPYAKEIQKKLIKANFPLAPSEFYGILIVGTMVLAFLLSNIVNISFPFNIMIGAVVMYLIQNVLFFVRRNKYQERLNEQLSEVCRLLANSLRAGLTLSQGISLVAKEMNYPAGDEFSRMARELQLGVSFDRALSDMEKRIPTREFRIFTATLLIQRRAGGNLSQVLQEMAETLEDRRIVNQEIKTMTAEQRYVSILVPIMPIALVLMMNMMNEGFIDPLFSGFGLFLLGLFVIGTLLSYILVKKVTNIKV is encoded by the coding sequence GTGACCATGCCTATTCTGTTTAGTCTTGCGGTGTTGTTCGGCATCTGGGGCATCTACGAGTATCTCGGTTATAGGGCCAAGAAGACCGAATGGAAAAAGAAAGCGGAAGAATGGTTCGAGGTAAAGGGGAAACGAAAAAGTGTCGTCATCGTTTGGGGAGACAAATTTGACCAGACGCCCTATGCCAAGGAAATCCAAAAAAAGCTGATCAAAGCGAACTTCCCGCTTGCGCCCTCGGAGTTTTACGGAATTTTGATTGTAGGTACCATGGTGCTCGCCTTCTTGCTCAGCAACATCGTGAATATTTCTTTTCCTTTTAACATCATGATCGGGGCAGTGGTGATGTACCTCATACAGAACGTGCTGTTCTTTGTCCGACGCAACAAGTACCAGGAGCGATTGAATGAACAGCTGTCCGAAGTGTGTCGACTTTTGGCCAACTCGCTGCGTGCAGGCCTTACGCTCTCACAGGGGATCTCACTGGTAGCCAAGGAGATGAATTATCCCGCTGGTGATGAGTTTAGCCGCATGGCACGTGAGCTGCAGCTAGGCGTCAGCTTTGACCGGGCGCTCTCTGACATGGAAAAACGAATACCGACGCGAGAATTCCGTATCTTTACTGCTACCCTGTTGATTCAACGGCGCGCAGGGGGGAATTTGAGCCAAGTGCTGCAGGAAATGGCGGAGACATTGGAGGATCGCCGCATTGTGAATCAGGAGATTAAGACGATGACGGCAGAACAGCGATACGTCTCCATCTTGGTGCCGATTATGCCGATTGCCCTGGTACTGATGATGAACATGATGAACGAAGGCTTTATTGATCCGTTGTTTTCCGGATTTGGTCTTTTTCTTCTGGGGTTGTTCGTAATCGGAACTCTTCTGTCCTATATCCTCGTAAAGAAAGTGACCAACATAAAGGTGTGA
- a CDS encoding type II secretion system F family protein: protein MDALIITCVFLFLLLFAICLKEWYRYSIEKQKLLTHVHEVTGHKNYGVRKKETSSERLVKRLLRYGDDYAVMGQRINFFSESHEVEDWLLKAGRPLDLTVAQFQGVKIFMALLGIIAGALFFILGFPLSHLGLIGWPLIGYFLPILLLKNKARDRQNQLRYDLPEFLDTVSVTLQAGVSLDQALREVIKFFDGPIREEFSRFNQELDLGVQREKAYEQLLRRNDNPEFQMLIKALIQGMRLGVPIAVTFKAQAENMRRIRKELIKEKAAKASPKVTLITTFVVTPTAIILIGGLMVLNILENLDLFSGIMP from the coding sequence ATGGATGCTCTCATAATTACATGCGTGTTCTTGTTTCTCTTGCTGTTCGCCATCTGTCTGAAGGAGTGGTATCGCTACTCCATCGAGAAGCAAAAACTGCTCACACATGTCCATGAGGTGACCGGACACAAAAACTACGGGGTACGCAAGAAGGAAACCTCATCCGAACGCCTGGTCAAACGCCTGCTTCGGTATGGAGACGACTATGCAGTCATGGGTCAGCGCATCAACTTTTTTAGTGAGTCACATGAGGTTGAGGACTGGCTTCTGAAGGCTGGACGCCCGTTAGATTTGACAGTTGCCCAATTTCAAGGAGTCAAAATATTCATGGCTTTGCTCGGCATCATTGCCGGCGCGTTGTTTTTCATTCTAGGCTTTCCCTTGTCGCATCTGGGCCTGATCGGATGGCCGTTGATTGGATACTTTCTGCCCATCCTTCTGCTGAAGAACAAAGCCCGTGATCGTCAAAATCAGCTTCGTTATGACCTGCCGGAATTTCTCGACACCGTGAGCGTCACCCTGCAAGCGGGGGTAAGTCTCGATCAGGCATTGCGCGAAGTCATCAAGTTTTTTGACGGACCGATTCGGGAAGAGTTTTCCCGTTTCAATCAAGAGCTGGATCTGGGTGTACAGAGGGAAAAGGCGTATGAACAACTGCTTCGACGCAACGATAATCCGGAGTTTCAAATGCTGATCAAAGCGCTCATTCAGGGGATGCGCCTGGGAGTACCGATTGCTGTCACGTTCAAGGCACAGGCCGAAAACATGCGAAGAATCCGTAAAGAGCTAATCAAGGAAAAGGCGGCCAAGGCGTCACCGAAAGTAACCCTGATCACCACGTTTGTCGTGACTCCTACAGCGATTATCCTGATTGGCGGTTTGATGGTATTGAATATTTTAGAGAACCTCGATTTGTTCTCTGGCATCATGCCATAA
- a CDS encoding vWA domain-containing protein, with protein sequence MRFVKGIVAAILLFSLLTACSQEAGNQPETPQTTDGQPPSIPSGTETQQPPDKTGETNTEMSREEKIKALEAMVKAGPLLKRETTEDFLNTPPGLFAGKSYDDNKEEIETELKKFPYIENPDEEIANLYYLALLGLFAESYPDPQQIIDDMKLDYFGSPEIEDPRYQYKENYNVEIILDASGSMGAMANGKTRMEAAKDAIRAFAESLPPQANVALRVYGHKGSGKESDKALSCGSSELVYGMQPYNKEKLQSSLNQFQPAGYTPIAYSLQEAMKDLSKFSGDKNTNMIYLVSDGIETCGGNPAEAAKQLSQSAITPIINVIGFGVDGPGQQQLKEVAKAAGGRYVLIQDQKELQEEFNRGKEIADKWKKWKADASYQAFDTRISRKTDISSFAADWRIIAGDESYNMNSAITTMGADDMIPDELANRLRTMKDEQKDIAKKKADELEDFLDSLNDKSYKETVNAINKKFTQNTKTN encoded by the coding sequence ATGAGATTTGTGAAGGGAATTGTTGCGGCCATCCTCCTTTTTAGCCTGCTAACGGCGTGTTCTCAAGAGGCAGGAAATCAACCGGAAACTCCACAGACCACGGATGGGCAGCCACCCTCTATTCCATCAGGCACAGAAACACAACAGCCTCCAGACAAGACTGGTGAAACGAACACCGAGATGAGCAGAGAAGAAAAAATAAAAGCGCTGGAGGCAATGGTAAAGGCTGGCCCCCTGCTAAAACGGGAAACAACAGAGGATTTTTTGAACACTCCTCCTGGGCTTTTTGCGGGGAAGTCGTATGACGACAATAAGGAAGAGATAGAAACGGAATTAAAGAAATTCCCTTATATTGAAAATCCAGACGAAGAAATCGCGAATCTGTATTACCTTGCCCTCTTGGGGTTGTTCGCGGAGAGCTATCCCGATCCGCAACAAATTATTGATGATATGAAGCTGGATTATTTCGGAAGTCCGGAAATCGAAGATCCTCGCTACCAGTACAAGGAAAACTACAATGTGGAGATTATTCTTGACGCAAGTGGCAGCATGGGTGCAATGGCGAACGGCAAGACAAGGATGGAGGCTGCCAAAGATGCCATCAGAGCCTTTGCTGAATCATTGCCGCCACAGGCTAATGTAGCTCTGCGTGTATACGGACATAAGGGTAGCGGGAAAGAGTCCGATAAAGCGCTCTCCTGCGGCAGCAGTGAGTTGGTATACGGAATGCAGCCTTACAACAAAGAAAAATTGCAGAGTTCCTTGAATCAGTTTCAGCCTGCGGGATATACCCCGATTGCCTACTCCTTGCAGGAAGCAATGAAGGATTTGAGCAAATTTTCAGGGGACAAAAACACCAATATGATTTACCTGGTTAGCGACGGTATCGAAACATGCGGCGGAAACCCAGCCGAAGCAGCAAAACAACTTTCCCAATCAGCGATTACTCCGATTATTAACGTAATTGGTTTTGGCGTGGACGGCCCAGGGCAGCAACAGTTAAAAGAAGTGGCCAAGGCAGCAGGAGGTCGCTACGTCCTGATTCAGGATCAAAAAGAACTGCAGGAAGAATTCAATCGTGGGAAAGAGATTGCAGACAAATGGAAAAAGTGGAAAGCAGATGCGTCCTATCAGGCTTTTGACACGCGCATATCACGTAAGACAGACATCAGTTCGTTCGCAGCAGACTGGAGAATCATTGCTGGCGATGAAAGCTACAATATGAATTCTGCCATTACGACCATGGGTGCGGATGACATGATTCCAGATGAACTGGCCAATCGTCTCCGAACCATGAAGGACGAACAGAAGGATATAGCCAAGAAAAAGGCGGACGAATTGGAGGACTTTCTGGATTCCTTGAACGATAAATCCTATAAGGAAACCGTGAATGCGATCAACAAGAAGTTTACGCAGAATACGAAAACGAACTAA
- a CDS encoding TadE/TadG family type IV pilus assembly protein, with protein MRLKKIVSNEKGSVTVEFIAILPFVFLIMLICWQFLVGVYGVIISQSAANEAAKVYAITGNSGEAMQAAKNVVNAAGGYISFNDCDITGNGSGYFTAKVGVQMELAFLPDWLYIEKEDRYISFDREMKSRVMN; from the coding sequence ATGCGCCTGAAGAAGATCGTTTCCAATGAAAAGGGCTCGGTCACCGTAGAGTTTATCGCCATACTGCCGTTCGTCTTTCTGATCATGCTGATTTGCTGGCAGTTTCTTGTGGGCGTCTACGGCGTAATTATCTCGCAGTCGGCGGCAAATGAGGCGGCGAAGGTGTACGCCATAACGGGGAATTCGGGAGAAGCCATGCAAGCTGCCAAAAACGTGGTGAACGCGGCAGGAGGCTACATTTCCTTCAATGATTGTGATATCACGGGGAATGGTAGCGGATATTTTACCGCCAAGGTCGGCGTACAGATGGAACTGGCGTTTCTCCCTGACTGGCTATATATCGAGAAGGAAGACCGATATATCTCCTTCGATCGAGAAATGAAGAGCAGGGTGATGAACTAG